CGATCGCCGGGCTAAGCCTGCTGTCGGACTCGGTGATGCGACTGGTGCGGACGAACGATGAGGAGCAGACGAACGCGGATTATCGGCAGATTTTCGCCAGCAATCGGGAGGACAAGTACTGGTCGGATGTTTTGCTGGCCAGACGGTCTCTGTACGTTATGAAGGACATTGCAAGGTACAAATTCACCCACGAGATTCTCGCAGGGCAGGATTCCATCTTCAAGGAACAGCACGTGGACAAAGGACGTAGAATTTCCATCATCTGTCGGAACGACCCTTGACCGTAGAGGTGTGACCGCAGTAAATCAAACAACATTGTAAATAAAGTTCGCCACTAGTTACATTCGTTTATTCAACCCAACTTCTCCGTTTCCGGCTTAATAACCTCCGCGCTGTCCGTCGTCGCCGGCTGGGTGCTCCTCTGCAGCAGATTCTTGCCGAACCACACCGGCCGGCTCTTCTCCATCTCGACGATGCGCTTGCCCTGCCAAAACTCCGCCGGCTGCTCGTCCCGCTCCCGGTCGTACAGCACCACAACCTCCCGGTCCACCGGGGCCAGCCCCAGCTGGGCCTGAATCTTCTCCTGCATCTGCTCCGTTTCGGCCTTCACCTTGCCGTAGCAGGTCGGACACAGCACGCCCACCTCGTGGTCATCGCCGCAAGTGGCGCACATCCGCAGGTGCGTCTTCGGCGTCAGAATCTTCAGCTTGTAGTCCGGTGTGCCAAACTTGCGCTTGAGTCGCTTCTCCAGCGTGCGCCGATGCTTCGGAACGGCCCACAGAATGCCATCGCCGAGCAGGGCCTTCAAGCTGAAGGGGTCCGGGTTGCTCGCGGAACGATGACCGCCCTCGATTCCGGCGAGAGCGAGGGCACCTTCAAAATAGAAAGAATCGTGTTAGTAAACCGCGCGTTacgtaaacaaatttgaaagaaCACTCACCTGCCGGCGGGAATCCGGAGCCGGTTGGGAATCCGAACAAGCTGGGCAACTGCTGCTCGAATCGTTCGAGGGCCAGGCGGAGGCGGCCGAGCCACACGGAAGTCATTTTTGTGGAGTTTTGGAAAAATACTTTGGATGCAACCAGATTTTGAGAGGCCTGCTGCGATTTCTAGAGCCGCAGCATGTTTTTGGGaggttttgtttaccttctggAGAACTGTCAAATCGACAAAAACCCAGTGTGAAAAAAATGGAAGATCACGTTTCAGTGTAGGGTAACACCACCTATATTGTCaacttttgctaaaatttaaggTTTTTGGTCTGTTCATGGATCAGCTAATT
This is a stretch of genomic DNA from Culex pipiens pallens isolate TS chromosome 1, TS_CPP_V2, whole genome shotgun sequence. It encodes these proteins:
- the LOC120432332 gene encoding 39S ribosomal protein L32, mitochondrial, with translation MTSVWLGRLRLALERFEQQLPSLFGFPTGSGFPPAGALALAGIEGGHRSASNPDPFSLKALLGDGILWAVPKHRRTLEKRLKRKFGTPDYKLKILTPKTHLRMCATCGDDHEVGVLCPTCYGKVKAETEQMQEKIQAQLGLAPVDREVVVLYDRERDEQPAEFWQGKRIVEMEKSRPVWFGKNLLQRSTQPATTDSAEVIKPETEKLG